A genomic region of Halomonas aestuarii contains the following coding sequences:
- a CDS encoding Nudix family hydrolase: MVKRRVHVAAAAIISADGREVLLARRPSNVDHGGLWEFPGGKLAPYETGLEALKRELHEELGVEIRRAQPLIRIHHEYSDKHILLDVWQVHDFAGEPFGREGQAVRWVPMNELVNYPFPAANLPILRAVMLPTEFLITGEEADESRFLERLTRALDEDGVRLVQLRAKSLDEAALLQRAERALAICRERDARLVLNGEPSLLEAVDADGIHLTSDRLMSLERRPLAEGKWLSASTHDRRQLAQARRIGCDFVTLSPLRTTPSHPDVAPIGWHDFQQLVEHAGMPVFALGGMTRFDAHHARAVGAQGIASIRDFWK, encoded by the coding sequence ATGGTGAAGAGAAGGGTGCACGTGGCGGCGGCCGCCATCATCAGTGCCGACGGCCGCGAGGTGCTCCTCGCCCGTCGTCCCTCCAACGTCGATCATGGAGGCCTCTGGGAGTTTCCCGGCGGCAAGCTGGCGCCCTACGAGACCGGCCTGGAGGCGCTCAAGCGCGAGCTCCACGAGGAACTCGGCGTCGAGATCCGGCGGGCACAGCCGCTGATCCGCATCCACCATGAATATTCCGACAAGCACATCCTGCTGGACGTGTGGCAGGTGCATGATTTCGCCGGTGAGCCGTTCGGTCGGGAGGGGCAGGCCGTGCGCTGGGTTCCCATGAACGAGCTGGTGAACTATCCCTTTCCGGCGGCCAACCTGCCGATCCTGCGGGCGGTGATGCTACCCACCGAGTTCCTCATCACCGGTGAGGAAGCCGACGAGTCGCGGTTCCTCGAGCGGCTGACGCGTGCCCTCGACGAGGATGGCGTGCGCCTGGTGCAGCTGCGCGCCAAGTCCCTGGACGAGGCGGCGCTCCTGCAGCGTGCCGAGCGGGCCCTCGCGATATGCCGCGAGCGGGATGCCCGGCTGGTGCTCAACGGCGAGCCCTCGCTGCTGGAGGCCGTGGACGCCGACGGCATCCACCTGACCAGCGACCGGCTGATGAGCCTGGAGCGTCGGCCGCTGGCCGAGGGGAAGTGGCTCTCGGCCTCCACCCATGATCGTCGTCAGCTGGCCCAGGCGCGGCGCATCGGCTGCGACTTCGTGACCCTGTCGCCGCTGCGGACCACCCCGTCCCATCCAGACGTCGCCCCGATCGGCTGGCACGACTTCCAGCAGCTGGTGGAACACGCCGGCATGCCGGTCTTCGCGCTGGGCGGCATGACGCGCTTCGATGCCCACCATGCCCGGGCCGTGGGCGCCCAGGGGATCGCCTCGATCCGCGACTTCTGGAAGTAA
- the secA gene encoding preprotein translocase subunit SecA produces MINNLLRKVVGSKNDRDVKRMNRQVADVTGLEAELEALDEAALRARTDHFRERLEGGEPLDTLLPEAFATVREASRRVMGMRHFDVQMVGGITLNSGRIAEMKTGEGKTLVATLAVYLNALPGKGVHVVTVNDYLARRDAEWMRPLYEFLGLSVGVIYSGQTPEEKRHAYGCDITYGTNNEFGFDYLRDNMAFSLEEKVQRDLHFAIVDEVDSILIDEARTPLIISGAVDENTELYQVVDRLARHLEQCSDEEDPESGDFTLDEKQKQVELTEGGHHKVEALMRDQGLLGEADSLYAAQNLNLLQHMHSALRARHLYHRDVDYIVKDGQVVIVDEHTGRSMPGRRWSEGLHQAVEAKEGVPVQRESQTLASTTFQNYFRLYDKLSGMTGTADTEAFEFRQIYGLDVVVIPTNRPLVRQDLNDLVYLTAEEKFEAIIEDVQTQTEAGRPVLVGTASIETSEYLANLMKQAGMAFNVLNAKQHQSEAEIIAQAGRPGAVTIATNMAGRGTDIVLGGNWEAEAAKLENPSEAELERLKAEWQARHDAVLEAGGLHVVGSERHESRRIDNQLRGRAGRQGDPGSTRFFLSLEDNLMRLFGSDRVQRLMQALGLERGEAIEHKMVSNAVERAQKKVEGRNFDIRKQLLEYDDVANDQRRVIYEQRNEILAADDVSDSVLGIREEVLDEAISEFVPPQSLAEQWDLAGLQDHLKSEFNLDAPVVEWAEQDERFHEEQLRERLQTMHREAYEAKVAEAGEALMRRFEKQAMLQVLDTRWKEHLQSMDHLRRGIHLRGYAQKNPKQEYKRESFELFQHLLTNIKADVTRILSHVQVRRPEEVEALERQRREALEREKASAASRHDEPAMAAGEQGEAPAAPAPGADGRPLRREGPKVGRNDPCPCGSGKKYKQCCGKLN; encoded by the coding sequence ATGATCAACAACCTGTTACGCAAGGTCGTCGGCTCCAAGAACGACCGCGACGTCAAGCGCATGAACCGCCAGGTGGCGGATGTCACCGGCCTGGAAGCCGAGCTCGAGGCCCTCGACGAGGCCGCCCTCAGGGCCCGTACCGATCACTTTCGCGAGCGTCTCGAGGGGGGCGAACCCCTCGATACCCTGCTCCCGGAAGCCTTCGCCACGGTTCGCGAGGCCAGTCGGCGCGTCATGGGGATGCGCCATTTCGACGTTCAGATGGTCGGCGGCATCACCCTTAACAGTGGTCGCATCGCCGAGATGAAGACCGGCGAGGGCAAGACGCTGGTGGCGACCCTTGCGGTGTATCTCAATGCCCTGCCGGGCAAGGGCGTGCACGTGGTCACGGTCAACGACTACCTGGCACGCCGCGACGCCGAGTGGATGCGTCCGCTCTATGAATTCCTCGGCCTCTCGGTGGGGGTGATCTATTCCGGCCAGACGCCGGAGGAGAAGCGTCACGCCTACGGCTGTGACATCACCTACGGCACCAACAACGAGTTCGGCTTCGACTACCTGCGCGACAACATGGCCTTCTCGCTGGAGGAGAAGGTGCAGCGAGACCTGCACTTCGCCATCGTCGACGAGGTGGACTCGATCCTGATCGACGAGGCGCGCACCCCGCTGATCATCTCCGGGGCGGTGGACGAGAACACCGAGCTCTATCAGGTGGTCGATCGCCTGGCACGCCATCTCGAGCAGTGCAGCGATGAGGAGGATCCCGAAAGCGGCGACTTCACCCTCGACGAGAAGCAGAAGCAGGTGGAACTCACCGAGGGCGGCCACCACAAGGTCGAGGCGCTGATGCGCGATCAGGGCCTGCTCGGCGAGGCCGACTCCCTCTACGCCGCCCAGAACCTCAACCTGCTTCAGCACATGCATTCGGCGCTGCGCGCCCGCCACCTCTACCACCGTGACGTGGACTACATCGTCAAGGATGGCCAGGTGGTGATCGTCGACGAGCACACCGGTCGCAGCATGCCGGGTCGGCGCTGGTCGGAAGGCCTGCATCAGGCGGTGGAGGCCAAGGAAGGGGTGCCGGTCCAGCGCGAGAGCCAGACGCTGGCCTCCACCACCTTCCAGAACTACTTCCGCCTCTACGACAAGCTCTCGGGCATGACCGGCACCGCCGATACCGAGGCCTTCGAGTTCCGCCAGATCTACGGCCTGGACGTGGTGGTGATTCCGACCAACCGGCCGCTGGTCCGCCAGGACCTCAACGACCTGGTCTACCTCACCGCCGAGGAGAAGTTCGAGGCGATCATCGAGGACGTCCAGACGCAGACGGAAGCGGGCCGCCCGGTGCTCGTCGGTACCGCCTCCATCGAGACCAGCGAGTACCTGGCCAACCTGATGAAGCAGGCCGGCATGGCCTTCAACGTGCTCAACGCCAAGCAGCACCAGAGCGAGGCGGAGATCATCGCCCAGGCCGGTCGCCCCGGGGCAGTCACCATCGCCACCAACATGGCCGGTCGCGGCACCGACATCGTGCTCGGCGGCAACTGGGAGGCCGAGGCCGCCAAGCTGGAGAACCCCTCCGAGGCCGAGCTCGAGCGGCTCAAGGCGGAGTGGCAGGCGCGCCACGACGCGGTGCTCGAGGCCGGTGGCCTGCACGTGGTCGGCTCCGAGCGCCACGAGTCCCGGCGCATCGACAACCAGCTGCGGGGCCGCGCGGGTCGCCAGGGCGACCCGGGCTCCACGCGCTTCTTCCTCTCCCTGGAAGACAACCTGATGCGGCTGTTCGGCTCCGACCGGGTCCAGCGCCTGATGCAGGCCCTGGGGCTCGAGCGGGGCGAGGCCATCGAGCACAAGATGGTCTCCAATGCCGTCGAGCGGGCCCAGAAGAAGGTCGAGGGGCGCAACTTCGATATCCGCAAGCAGCTGCTCGAGTACGATGACGTGGCCAATGACCAGCGCCGGGTCATCTACGAGCAGCGCAACGAGATCCTCGCCGCCGACGATGTCTCCGACAGCGTCCTGGGCATCCGCGAGGAGGTGCTGGATGAGGCCATCAGCGAATTCGTGCCGCCCCAGAGTCTGGCCGAGCAGTGGGACCTGGCGGGTCTCCAGGATCATCTGAAGAGCGAGTTCAACCTGGACGCCCCGGTCGTGGAGTGGGCCGAGCAGGATGAGCGCTTCCATGAGGAGCAGCTGCGGGAACGGCTCCAGACCATGCACCGCGAGGCCTACGAGGCCAAGGTCGCGGAGGCCGGTGAGGCCCTGATGCGCCGCTTCGAGAAGCAGGCCATGCTCCAGGTGCTCGACACCCGCTGGAAGGAGCACCTGCAGTCCATGGATCACCTGCGCCGCGGGATCCACCTGCGCGGCTACGCCCAGAAGAACCCCAAGCAGGAGTACAAGCGTGAATCCTTCGAGCTGTTCCAGCACCTGCTGACCAACATCAAGGCCGACGTGACGCGCATCCTCAGCCACGTTCAGGTGCGCCGCCCCGAGGAGGTCGAGGCCCTGGAGCGCCAGCGTCGCGAGGCCCTGGAACGTGAGAAGGCCTCGGCGGCGAGCCGTCACGACGAGCCCGCCATGGCCGCCGGCGAGCAGGGCGAGGCGCCCGCCGCCCCGGCCCCCGGTGCCGACGGTCGCCCGCTGCGCCGCGAGGGCCCCAAGGTGGGCCGCAACGATCCCTGCCCCTGCGGGTCGGGCAAGAAGTACAAGCAGTGCTGCGGGAAGCTGAACTGA
- a CDS encoding carbon-nitrogen hydrolase, producing the protein MTRTLKVGLVQQPAWPDKPRSLTESEAGIRELAGAGAQLVMLEELHATHYFCQTEDTDLFDLAEPLDGPTGTRLAALARELDIVLVGSLFERRAPGLYHNTAVVYDRERGRVGHYRKMHIPDDPGFYEKFYFTPGDQDDARGQGFTPIDTSVGRLGVLVCWDQWYPEAARLMALAGAELLLYPTAIGWHPPDDTPEKQRQKDAWTLIQRSHGVANGLPVIVANRVGHEPDPSRATPGIDFWGGSFICGPQGELLAHAGEEPERMLVTLDMARSEEVRRIWPYLRDRRIDAYGDLTRRYRD; encoded by the coding sequence ATGACCCGCACCCTGAAGGTGGGCCTGGTCCAGCAGCCCGCCTGGCCCGACAAGCCCCGGAGCCTGACCGAGAGCGAGGCCGGCATCCGCGAGCTGGCAGGCGCCGGTGCCCAGCTGGTGATGCTCGAGGAGCTTCACGCCACGCACTATTTCTGCCAGACCGAGGACACCGACCTCTTCGACCTGGCCGAACCCCTCGACGGGCCCACCGGCACCCGGCTGGCGGCCCTGGCCAGGGAGCTCGACATCGTGCTGGTGGGGTCGCTGTTCGAGCGCCGCGCCCCCGGCCTCTATCACAACACCGCCGTGGTGTATGACCGGGAGCGGGGCCGGGTCGGCCACTACCGCAAGATGCATATCCCCGACGATCCCGGCTTCTACGAGAAGTTCTACTTCACGCCGGGTGACCAGGATGACGCCCGCGGCCAGGGCTTCACGCCCATCGACACCTCGGTGGGCCGACTCGGGGTGCTGGTCTGCTGGGACCAGTGGTACCCGGAGGCCGCCCGGCTGATGGCCCTGGCCGGGGCGGAGCTGCTGCTCTACCCCACCGCCATCGGCTGGCACCCGCCGGATGACACCCCAGAGAAGCAGCGCCAGAAGGATGCCTGGACCCTGATCCAGCGCAGCCACGGGGTGGCGAACGGCCTGCCGGTGATCGTCGCCAACCGGGTCGGCCACGAACCGGATCCCTCCAGGGCGACGCCGGGCATCGACTTCTGGGGCGGCAGCTTCATCTGCGGCCCCCAGGGGGAGCTCCTCGCCCATGCCGGGGAGGAGCCCGAACGGATGCTGGTGACCCTGGACATGGCCCGCAGCGAAGAAGTACGACGCATCTGGCCCTACCTTCGTGACCGCCGTATCGACGCCTATGGCGACCTGACACGGCGCTATCGGGACTAG
- the argJ gene encoding bifunctional glutamate N-acetyltransferase/amino-acid acetyltransferase ArgJ: MAVGETRFPKMPVIEGLRLGTTMAGIKKPGRRDLVVIEIPEGARVSGAFTRNAFCAAPVTVAREHLAACEARGEGARYLVINTGNANAGTGEVGLRDARATCAELARLAGVEEQSVLPFSTGVIGETLPMDRLLAGLPGAVQALDDGAGAWQAAGEGILTTDTRAKGASVTLALGEETVTLNGIAKGSGMIRPDMATMLAFVATDAAIEQPLLDQLLREAVDRSFNCITVDSDTSTNDACMLIATGHGSPVVEGEALERFREGLLQVMTELAQAVVRDGEGATKFVTLQVDGAHSRREALDVAFTVAHSPLVKTALYASDANWGRILAAVGRAPVEDFDVNRVTIDLGEVRLVENGGRAPGYTEEAGSAVMAREEIEIRISLGRGDQGATVWTSDLSHDYVTINADYRS, translated from the coding sequence ATGGCAGTGGGCGAGACGCGTTTTCCGAAGATGCCGGTTATCGAGGGGCTGCGGCTGGGGACCACCATGGCCGGCATCAAGAAACCCGGTCGACGTGACCTTGTGGTCATCGAGATCCCGGAGGGCGCCCGGGTCTCGGGCGCCTTCACGCGCAATGCCTTCTGCGCGGCGCCGGTGACGGTGGCGCGAGAGCACCTCGCCGCCTGCGAGGCCCGCGGAGAGGGGGCGCGTTACCTGGTGATCAACACCGGCAATGCCAACGCCGGCACCGGAGAGGTGGGCCTGCGCGATGCCCGCGCGACCTGTGCCGAGCTGGCGCGGCTGGCCGGGGTGGAGGAGCAGAGTGTCCTGCCGTTCTCCACCGGGGTGATCGGCGAGACGCTGCCCATGGACCGCCTGCTGGCGGGGCTGCCCGGCGCCGTCCAGGCCCTCGATGACGGGGCCGGCGCCTGGCAGGCGGCGGGCGAGGGCATCCTCACCACCGACACCCGGGCCAAGGGCGCCAGCGTGACCCTCGCGCTTGGCGAGGAGACGGTGACCCTCAACGGCATCGCCAAGGGCTCCGGGATGATCCGTCCCGACATGGCCACCATGCTCGCTTTCGTGGCCACGGATGCCGCCATCGAACAGCCCCTGCTCGACCAGCTGCTGCGCGAGGCGGTGGACCGCTCCTTCAACTGCATCACCGTGGACAGCGACACCTCGACCAACGACGCCTGCATGCTGATCGCCACGGGGCACGGCAGCCCGGTGGTCGAGGGGGAGGCGCTCGAGCGTTTCCGCGAGGGGCTTCTGCAGGTGATGACCGAGCTGGCCCAGGCGGTGGTTCGCGACGGCGAGGGGGCGACGAAGTTCGTCACCCTGCAGGTCGACGGGGCGCACAGCCGGCGCGAGGCGCTGGACGTGGCCTTCACCGTGGCGCACTCGCCGCTGGTCAAGACGGCCCTCTACGCCAGCGATGCCAACTGGGGGCGCATTCTCGCCGCGGTGGGGCGTGCGCCGGTCGAGGACTTCGACGTGAACCGGGTCACCATCGATCTGGGCGAGGTGCGCCTGGTCGAGAACGGCGGCCGGGCGCCGGGCTACACCGAGGAGGCCGGCAGCGCCGTGATGGCTCGTGAGGAGATCGAGATCCGCATCTCCCTGGGGCGCGGCGATCAGGGCGCCACGGTCTGGACCTCGGACCTCTCCCACGATTACGTGACCATCAATGCCGACTATCGCAGCTGA